One window of Nymphaea colorata isolate Beijing-Zhang1983 chromosome 11, ASM883128v2, whole genome shotgun sequence genomic DNA carries:
- the LOC116264311 gene encoding probable CCR4-associated factor 1 homolog 2 yields the protein MDAPVRIRSVWADNVHHEIIAIIKQAALSHPFISLSINLLHSNRNHQRRGRIPPGASPGDPNANYATLRATVGASVLQVGLALSDEGGNLPTCEDTGQPCAWEFNLRVVDRRTGEFAPWQHGVLRACAVDAEESKRRAIDPSHFSFSLFGASILMRSRIRWVVFKGGLDFGGLLKLLRGEDLPRKRDEWFQWLRAYFPSFYDVMHLTAHLRLSPAGGGGSLDGVAETMGVGRDGQHTQGAGSDSLLVLRVFLKMKQESFGGGFLEHLHGNVLFGFCKSGEHV from the coding sequence ATGGACGCTCCCGTTCGCATCAGGAGCGTGTGGGCAGACAACGTTCACCATGAGATCATAGCCATCATCAAGCAGGCTGCCCTCTCCCATCCCTTCATCTCCCTCTCCATCAACCTCCTGCACAGCAACCGCAACCACCAACGCCGCGGCAGGATCCCTCCCGGCGCTTCCCCGGGCGACCCCAACGCCAACTACGCCACGCTCCGCGCCACCGTTGGTGCCTCCGTCCTCCAGGTGGGGCTCGCTCTCTCGGATGAAGGCGGCAACCTGCCGACGTGCGAGGACACGGGGCAGCCCTGCGCCTGGGAATTTAATCTCCGGGTGGTCGACCGCCGGACCGGCGAATTCGCGCCGTGGCAGCACGGCGTCCTGCGGGCTTGCGCAGTCGATGCCGAGGAGAGCAAGAGGCGAGCAATCGATCCCTCGCACTTCAGCTTCAGCCTATTCGGAGCCAGCATCCTGATGAGAAGCCGCATCCGCTGGGTCGTCTTCAAAGGCGGCCTGGACTTCGGGGGCCTCCTGAAGTTGCTTAGAGGAGAGGATCTGCCTCGGAAGCGCGACGAGTGGTTCCAGTGGCTACGGGCATACTTCCCGAGCTTCTACGACGTCATGCACCTGACCGCGCACCTGCGTCTCTCCCCAGCCGGAGGAGGCGGAAGCCTCGACGGCGTGGCGGAAACGATGGGCGTAGGGAGGGACGGGCAACATACCCAGGGCGCGGGGTCGGACAGCCTGCTGGTGCTGCGGGTGTTCTTGAAGATGAAGCAGGAAAGCTTCGGAGGCGGCTTCCTGGAGCACCTTCATGGCAACGTCCTCTTTGGTTTCTGCAAGAGCGGAGAGCATGTCTGA
- the LOC116264310 gene encoding probable CCR4-associated factor 1 homolog 7, whose amino-acid sequence MKSNVLFKRVWKDNLEEEMSIIKGFLPSHQFVSLTTRLLRCRDRVPPANDWGDIDVNYATLRLIGDNYKSMVQVGLAFSDKQGMLPRCPVTKRPCVWEFNLMAVDDAGNGREAADLSEEEERFLQECCSGTTGERLRREGIHPGFFAVELWQCAVLMQDHICWVVFKGGLDFVALLRWVRHSVQSLPADRAEFLKLLLLYFPLFYDLAALMGLHDQWNDGTIGGLGRSVNMEREGEPPHGAAADCLLAMRIFTALMKLKLSTALLEYAVTAVFGVSEEGLDDDS is encoded by the coding sequence ATGAAATCCAACGTCCTCTTCAAACGTGTGTGGAAGGACAACTTGGAGGAGGAGATGAGTATCATCAAGGGCTTCCTCCCCAGTCACCAATTCGTCTCCTTGACCACTCGCCTTCTTCGATGCCGCGATAGAGTCCCTCCCGCCAACGACTGGGGTGACATCGATGTCAACTACGCCACGCTCCGCCTGATTGGCGACAACTATAAGAGCATGGTGCAGGTCGGCCTTGCCTTCTCGGACAAGCAAGGGATGCTGCCGAGATGCCCAGTAACAAAGCGGCCCTGCGTGTGGGAGTTCAACCTCATGGCGGTGGACGACGCCGGCAACGGCCGTGAAGCGGCGGATCTATCGGAGGAGGAGGAGCGATTCTTGCAGGAATGCTGCAGTGGTACCACGGGCGAGAGGCTGCGGAGGGAGGGGATCCATCCGGGATTCTTTGCCGTTGAGTTGTGGCAGTGCGCGGTGCTCATGCAGGATCACATCTGCTGGGTGGTGTTCAAAGGCGGTCTCGACTTCGTGGCGCTGCTTCGGTGGGTGAGGCACAGCGTCCAGAGCCTACCGGCCGACCGGGCGGAATTCTTGAAGCTGCTGCTTCTGTACTTCCCGCTCTTCTACGACCTGGCTGCACTGATGGGTCTGCACGACCAGTGGAACGACGGGACGATCGGGGGTCTGGGGAGGTCGGTGAACATGGAGAGGGAGGGTGAGCCTCCGCACGGAGCGGCGGCCGACTGCCTGCTGGCCATGCGCATCTTCACAGCGTTGATGAAGTTAAAGCTTAGCACTGCGCTGCTGGAATATGCCGTGACGGCGGTCTTTGGGGTCAGCGAGGAAGGACTTGACGACGACTCTTGA